CATCGCCACCAGCCTGGTGTCGGGCCTCGGCCCGGCCCGCATCCCGATCGCGATGACCATCACCGGTTTCGTGGTCGGGATGCCGCTGTACTACAACGTCGGCTTCGTGCTGATGATCCCGCTGATCTTCTCGCTGGTGGCGCAGTCGGGCCGGCCGGCGGTGGCGCTCGGGATGCCGCTGCTGGCCGGCCTGTCGATCGCGCACGGCTTCCTGCCGCCGCACCCGTCGGCGACCGCGCTGGTGGCCGCCGTGCACGCCGACATCGGCACCACGCTGGTCTACGGCCTGATGGTGGCGATCCCGACTCTGATCATCGCCGGGCCACTGTTCGCGATGACGCTGACCCGCATCCGCGGCACGCCGGCGCAGATCTTCACGACTGCCCAGGTGCCCGACCATGAACTGCCGGGCGCCTTCAACAGCTTCGCCACCGCGCTGCTGCCGGTGGTGCTGCTGGCGGCGCTGACGCTGGTCACGCTGGCACGTCCCGACCTCGCCAAGCCGCTCGCCTTTCTTTCCAGCCCGCTGGTAGTGATGCTGGTGTCGTACGGCGTGGCGGTGGTGTCGCTCGGCCTCGCGCGCGGGCGCACGCTGCCGCAGGTGATGGGCTCGGCGCAGGAGGCGCTGCGCGAGATCGCGCCGATCCTGCTGATCATCGCCGGCGCCGGCGGCCTGAAACAGGTGCTGACCGATTCCGGCGTGAGCGCCCAGTTGGGCGCGCAATTGGCCAGCCTGCCGGTGCCGCCGCTGCTGCTCGGCTGGGCCGTGGCGACCGTGATCCGCATCTGCCTCGGTTCGGCCACCGTGGCCGGCGTCACCGCCGCGGGCGTCATCGAACCGCTGGTGCAGACCACGCACTGCAACCCGAACCTGATGGTGCTGGCGGTCGGCGCGGGCAGCCTGATGTGCAGCCACGTCAACGATTCCGGCTTCTGGATGTTCAAGGAATATTTTGGCTTGTCGCTCAAGGACACCTTCCGCTCATGGTCGCTGATGGAGACCCTGGTCGGCGTGTTCGGTTTGATCTTCGTACTGATTCTGTCGCTGTTCATCAGCTGACCACAATAAAGAATAACCAGGAGACAATCATGAAAACAAAACCGTTCGCCCTGCATGCAGTGGCGCTGGCCGCCATGCTCGTCGCCGGCGCAGCCGCCGTGCCGGCCATCGCCGCACCGGCTTCCGTGTCCGCTTTCCAGACCATGCCCGAAGACCCGCGCGCGGTCGTCGTGCACGCCAAGGGCGATGGCGTCAGCGACGACACCGACGCGATCCAGCAGGCGATCAACAGCGCCTCGAACAAGGAAGAAGGCGGCGTCGTGTTCCTGCCCTCGGGCCGCTACCGCATCACCAGGACCATCCTGATCCCGCTGGCGGTACGCGTGTACGGCGTCGGCGCGAAGCGGCCGGTGTTCGTGCTGGCGCCGAACACCCCGGGCTTCCAGAAGGGCGTGGCCAATATGGTGATCTTCACCGGCGGCGACCAGAACCGCGTCGGCAAGGTGCCGATGCCGGTGCCGTCCGCGGTGCCGTTCAGCGCCGAGGAAGGCAAAGCGGTCCGCGACGCCAACTCCTCGACCTTCTATTCGGTGCTGTCGAACGTCGACTTCGAAGTCGGCAAGGGCAACCCGGCCGCCAGCGCGATCCGCATGCACACGGCCCAGCACTCGAACATCAGCCACATCGATTTCCACATGGGCGACGGCCTGGCCGGCGTCTACCAGGTCGGCAACGTCGCCTACGACTTGAAGTTTTATGGGGGCCGCTACGGCATCCTGGCCGAAAAGACCTCCCCGGCCTGGCAGTTCACGCTGCTCGACTCGCATTTCGAGGGCCAGCGCGACGCCGCCATCCGCGAGCACGAAGCCGGCCTCACGCTGGTCAACACGGACATCCGCGACACCCCGGTCGGCATCGACATCGACCGCGGCTACGGCGACTGGATGTGGGGCAAGGACGTGCGCTTCGAGAACGTCAGCAAGGCCGCGGTCGTGATCAGCAACGAGAACAACGTTTATACGCAGGTCGGCTTCGATCACGCCAGCGCGCGCAACGTGCCGACCTTCGCCCAATTCCGCGACAGCGGCAAGACCATCAAAGCCGATGGCCGCAACTACCAGGTCAGCGAATTCAACTACGGCCTGTTCCTGCCGGGCCTGGGCACCCAGGGCCAGTTCTCGACCAACTTCAAGACCGCGCCGCTGGCGTCCTCGCGCGCCCCCGCGCCCGCGCTGCGCACGCTGCCGCCGACGAAAGAGTGGGTCAACGTGCACACCCTCGGCGCCAAGGGCGACGGCGTCAGCGACGACACCGCCGCGATCCAGAAGGCGATCGACACCCACCGCGTGGTCTACCTGCCGCAGGGCTTCTATCAGGTCAACGACACCATCCGCATGAAGCCGGACACCGTGATCGTCGGCCTGCATCCGGGCCTGACCCAGCTGCTGCTGCCGAACGGCTCGGCGCTGTACCAGGGCGCCGACGGTCCCAAGGCGCTGCTCGAGAGCGCGAAAGGCGGCGACGCCATCGTGTCCGGCATCGGCCTGGCCACCGGCGAAGTCAACAACCGCGCCGTGGCCCTGCTGTGGCGCGCCGGCGAGCGCTCGATGGTCGACGACGTGCGCATCCAGGGCGGCCACGGCACCCGACTGTACGACGGCAACCGTTCCGACCCGTACAAGAAGAGCGCCAACTTCGACACCACCGCCTGGTGGGACCGCCAGTACCCGAGCGTCTGGGTGACCGACAATGGCGGCGGCACCTTCAATGGCATCTGGTCGCCCAGCACCTACGCGCAGGCCGGCTTCTACGTCACCAACACCAGCACGCCGGGCCACGTGTACGAACTCTCGGCCGAGCACCACATCCGCAACGAGATCGTGCTGGACGGCGTGAAGAACTGGGAATTCCTGGCGCCGCAGACCGAGGAAGAAGTCCGCGACGGCATGGACTCGGTGTCCTTCAACATCCGCAATTCGCAGAACATCCTGGTGGCGAACTACCACTCCTACCGCGTGACGCGCTCGATCAAGCCGGCCCTGTCGGCGGCGCTGGTCGAGAACTCGAGCGGCATCCGTTTCCGCAACGTGGCGGTCAACGGCGAGAGCGGCCTGGCCACCTGCGACGAGAACGGCTGCGCCACTTACCTGCGCGCTTCCAAGTACCCGTACGAGAACGCGATCGTCGACGTGACCCACGGCCTGCAGGTGCGCGAGCGCGAGTTCGCGGTGCTCGACTACGACGGCAAGCAGACCACCGCGCCGGCGCCGATGACGCAAGCAAAAGTCGACAAGCTGCAGGACGGCTTTTATTCGATCGCCGGCGGCGTGGTCGACGCCCAGGGCCGCCTGTACTTCGTCGACCGCTGGTTCAAGCACATCTTCAGTTACCTGGATGGCGAAGGCATGAAGGTAGTGCGCGACGCCCCGCTCGACCCGGTCAACCTGCAGATCGACCGCAGCGGCAATTTGATGGTGCTGTCCTCGTACGGCAAGGAAGCGACCGTGTACAGCTTCAAGCCGGGCACGCCGGGCACCGAAGTCACGGTGATCAAGCCGACCCCGGTCGCGCAGCACGCGGGCGCGCGCGTGGCCCTGCCCGTGAATTTCTGGCAGAACGCCGAGTTCCAGGACCAGCTCAACCCGGATACCTACGAGTTCACCACGCTGTCCGAGATGTTCGCGCGCGACGTGGCGAAGCCGAAGGCGCAGGAATACGTGTCGCCGGACGGCAGCCTGGTGCTGCCGGCCTTCCGCGTGCTGCGCCAGGGGCCGTTCGACCACCTCGGCTACCGCTGGTCGGACACGCTCCAGACCCACGGCCTGGTCGCCGCACCGGTCGGCCAGCGCGTGGTGTTTACCAACGGTTCGGAAAACCGCACCTTCAGCGGCCTGGTCGGCCAAGGCGGCGCGATCACCGACCTGAAACAGGTGGCCGACCGCGGCGGCGAAAGCGCGGCGGTGGGCCCGGACGGCAAGGTGTACGTGGCCAACGGCCAGGTGTTCGTGTACGGCGCCGATGGCAAGCAGACGGGCCGCATCGACGTGCCGGCACGTCCGCTGCAGGTGATCTTCGGCGGCGCCGACGGCCGCACGCTGTACATCCTGACCCACCACGCGCTGTACTCGACCCGCGTCTGAGGAGACCTGCATGAAGATCCATAACGTGATTCTGGCGGCGAGTCTGGCGCTGGCCGGCTTCGGTACGGCAGCGCTGGCCCAGCAGCAGGCCGCGCCGGCGGTGTTTCAACTCTGGCCGAACGGCGCGCCCGGTTCCGAAAAACACCACGGCGAAGCCGAGAAGCTGGTCGACGGCGCCTACCCGGTCAACATCCACGACCCGTCGCTGACGGTGGTGCGCGCCGATCCGCGCCACGCCAACGGCGCGGCCGTGGTGGTGGTGCCGGGCGGCGGCCATCGTATCCTGGTGTTCCAGAACGAAGGCATCGCCGCGGCCAAGAACCTGAACCGCATCGGCGTGACCGCCTTCGTCCTGAAGTACCGGCTGGCGCGCGACGACAGCAGCGGCGCCCTGCCCGGCTACACGATCGAGGGCGATGCCGCCGGCGACCTGCGGCGCGCGCTGCGCTGGGTGCGCGCGCACGCGGCCGAGTACGGGGTCGATCCGCACCGCGTCGGCGTGATGGGCTTTTCGGCCGGCGGCGAACTGGTGTCGCTGGTGGCGGACAATCCGGAGCCGGCAGGTCCGAACACCGCGGCAAGCAAGCGCGATGCCGTCGACCAGCAGAGCGCGCGGCCCGACTTCCAGGTGCTGATCTACCCGGGCCCGCTCGGCTCGCCGGCCAAGGCCGTCAACAATGCGCCGCCGGCCTTCATCGCGGCGGGCTCCAAGGACAAATGCTGCATGCCGCCTGCCATCGGGCTGTACCAGCAGCTGACCGCGGCCGGCGTCTCGGCCGAGCTGCACCTGTACGCCGAGACCGACCACGCTTTCAACGTCGGCCAGCGCGGCGAGCGCGTCTCGATCCAGCACTGGCCGGACCGCCTGTCCGACTGGCTCGCCGACGGCGGCTGGCTGGTGCCGCACAACGGCCAGGCGCCGCAAGGGGTGCCGGCGCCATGATCAAACGCGCGCTGCCGCTGCTTGCCGTGTCCGCGGC
This genomic stretch from Massilia sp. 9096 harbors:
- a CDS encoding gluconate:H+ symporter, with product MWNVVSVVLAVGLLTLMIAWGKVQPLLAFVVAAVVAAVLLGMPAAKIPGAIEKGIGDLLGSLVVVICVGAVFGKLIADSGAARRIATSLVSGLGPARIPIAMTITGFVVGMPLYYNVGFVLMIPLIFSLVAQSGRPAVALGMPLLAGLSIAHGFLPPHPSATALVAAVHADIGTTLVYGLMVAIPTLIIAGPLFAMTLTRIRGTPAQIFTTAQVPDHELPGAFNSFATALLPVVLLAALTLVTLARPDLAKPLAFLSSPLVVMLVSYGVAVVSLGLARGRTLPQVMGSAQEALREIAPILLIIAGAGGLKQVLTDSGVSAQLGAQLASLPVPPLLLGWAVATVIRICLGSATVAGVTAAGVIEPLVQTTHCNPNLMVLAVGAGSLMCSHVNDSGFWMFKEYFGLSLKDTFRSWSLMETLVGVFGLIFVLILSLFIS
- a CDS encoding glycosyl hydrolase family 28-related protein is translated as MKTKPFALHAVALAAMLVAGAAAVPAIAAPASVSAFQTMPEDPRAVVVHAKGDGVSDDTDAIQQAINSASNKEEGGVVFLPSGRYRITRTILIPLAVRVYGVGAKRPVFVLAPNTPGFQKGVANMVIFTGGDQNRVGKVPMPVPSAVPFSAEEGKAVRDANSSTFYSVLSNVDFEVGKGNPAASAIRMHTAQHSNISHIDFHMGDGLAGVYQVGNVAYDLKFYGGRYGILAEKTSPAWQFTLLDSHFEGQRDAAIREHEAGLTLVNTDIRDTPVGIDIDRGYGDWMWGKDVRFENVSKAAVVISNENNVYTQVGFDHASARNVPTFAQFRDSGKTIKADGRNYQVSEFNYGLFLPGLGTQGQFSTNFKTAPLASSRAPAPALRTLPPTKEWVNVHTLGAKGDGVSDDTAAIQKAIDTHRVVYLPQGFYQVNDTIRMKPDTVIVGLHPGLTQLLLPNGSALYQGADGPKALLESAKGGDAIVSGIGLATGEVNNRAVALLWRAGERSMVDDVRIQGGHGTRLYDGNRSDPYKKSANFDTTAWWDRQYPSVWVTDNGGGTFNGIWSPSTYAQAGFYVTNTSTPGHVYELSAEHHIRNEIVLDGVKNWEFLAPQTEEEVRDGMDSVSFNIRNSQNILVANYHSYRVTRSIKPALSAALVENSSGIRFRNVAVNGESGLATCDENGCATYLRASKYPYENAIVDVTHGLQVREREFAVLDYDGKQTTAPAPMTQAKVDKLQDGFYSIAGGVVDAQGRLYFVDRWFKHIFSYLDGEGMKVVRDAPLDPVNLQIDRSGNLMVLSSYGKEATVYSFKPGTPGTEVTVIKPTPVAQHAGARVALPVNFWQNAEFQDQLNPDTYEFTTLSEMFARDVAKPKAQEYVSPDGSLVLPAFRVLRQGPFDHLGYRWSDTLQTHGLVAAPVGQRVVFTNGSENRTFSGLVGQGGAITDLKQVADRGGESAAVGPDGKVYVANGQVFVYGADGKQTGRIDVPARPLQVIFGGADGRTLYILTHHALYSTRV
- a CDS encoding alpha/beta hydrolase, translating into MKIHNVILAASLALAGFGTAALAQQQAAPAVFQLWPNGAPGSEKHHGEAEKLVDGAYPVNIHDPSLTVVRADPRHANGAAVVVVPGGGHRILVFQNEGIAAAKNLNRIGVTAFVLKYRLARDDSSGALPGYTIEGDAAGDLRRALRWVRAHAAEYGVDPHRVGVMGFSAGGELVSLVADNPEPAGPNTAASKRDAVDQQSARPDFQVLIYPGPLGSPAKAVNNAPPAFIAAGSKDKCCMPPAIGLYQQLTAAGVSAELHLYAETDHAFNVGQRGERVSIQHWPDRLSDWLADGGWLVPHNGQAPQGVPAP